Proteins from a genomic interval of Lolium perenne isolate Kyuss_39 chromosome 1, Kyuss_2.0, whole genome shotgun sequence:
- the LOC139830686 gene encoding uncharacterized protein: MAPPPGGQPPPPRELARRHQQGPAAAGLPPPPSSPPPAGSHADPKGSSVLPSIMDHGRASWCIPVSNTSILLGQYMSGYEQDEHIIPVSKTSKTPPAPPPRCPPIRHLDGPRATASRTAVPPTRGLSCRRLEGCAALPHCRCSLRALFPARLMPAAATAGCSATASPAWLLKLAGCSALSPIYRPPLPPCTPSAKALLIHGLPLLHVMCCCSR; this comes from the exons ATGGCGCCCCCGCCTGGAGGGCAACCGCCGCCGCCTCGAGAGCTTGCGCGCCGCCACCAGCAGGGCCCTGCGGCGGCCGgacttccgccgccgccgtcttccCCGCCTCCGGCAGGATCCCACGCTGATCCCAAAGGAAGCTCCGTTCTGCCGTCAATCATGGACCACGGCCGCGCGTCTTG GTGCATTCCCGTCAGCAACACGAGCATATTATTGGGGCAGTACATGTCTGGTTATGAGCAAGATGAGCATATTATTCCCGTCAGCAAGACGAGCAAGACGCCCCCCGCGCCACCGCCTAGATGCCCACCGATCCGCCACCTGGACGGCCCGCGCGCCACCGCGTCGAGGACCGCTGTGCCGCCGACTCGAGGGCTATCGTGCCGCCGCCTCGAGGGCTGCGCCGCTCTGCCCCATTGCCGCTGCAGCCTCCGCGCTCTGTTCCCTGCCCGCCTGATGCCGGCCGCCGCCACTGCTGGGTGCTCCGCGACTGCGTCGCCGGCCTGGCTCCTCAAGCTCGCCGGATGCTCCGCCCTGTCCCCAATTTACCGGCCTCCTCTGCCTCCCTGCACTCCATCAGCTAAAGCGCTGCTAATCCACGGTCTGCCGTTGCTTCATGTGATGTGTTGTTGCTCAAGATGA